Proteins from one Prinia subflava isolate CZ2003 ecotype Zambia chromosome 4, Cam_Psub_1.2, whole genome shotgun sequence genomic window:
- the LOC134549626 gene encoding very long chain fatty acid elongase 4-like isoform X2 → MLGAAACFLGELPSAFENISLLKERREEEDHHNMCSREPLSKEPPHSRLSQVNFFPELGMASTWQKTQEFYNWVLENGDPRTDPWPLVYSPLPITLLFTSYLCMVALGPSCMRRRRRLELRAPLLTYNLAMVALSSYMFHEFLVTSVLANYSYLCQPVDYSWSELGMRQMARVCWWFFFSKVIELLDTVFLILCKKQVTFLHVYHHGSMLFNWWSGVKYVPGGQAFFIGMLNSFVHIFMYGYYALASLGPRMRRHLWWKRYLTILQMCQFVAIAAHSSYNLFTECPFPDGFNTAVFLYILSLLALFLRFYYRTYVRGKREKLT, encoded by the exons tgttttctagGAGAACTTCCAAGTGCCTTTGAAAACATCTCCCTGCtaaaggaaagaagggaagaggaggatcATCATAATAT GTGTAGTCGTGAGCCTTTGTCTAAAGAGCCTCCTCATTCTAGACTCAGTCAAGTTAATTTCTTTCCAGAACTTGGGATGGCTTCAACTTGGCAGAAAACTCAGGAATTCTACAACTGGGTTCTTGAAAACGGAG ATCCAAGGACAGACCCATGGCCACTGGTCTACTCCCCACTTCCCATCACCCTGCTCTTCACCTCCTACCTCTGCATGGTGGCGCTGGGGCCGTCCTGCatgcggcggcggcggcgcctgGAGCTGCGGGCCCCGCTGCTCACCTACAACCTGGCCATGGTGGCATTGTCCAGCTACATGTTCCACGAG tTTCTGGTCACTTCAGTCTTGGCCAACTACAGCTACCTGTGCCAGCCAGTGGATTACAGCTGGAGTGAGCTGGGAATGAGG cagatggcaaGAGTGTGTTGGTGGTTCTTCTTCTCCAAAGTCATCGAGCTGCTGGATACG gttttcttaattttgtgCAAGAAACAAGTGACTTTTCTGCACGTGTACCATCATGGCTCCATGCTCTTCAACTGGTGGTCAGGGGTCAAATACGTGCCTGGAGGACAAG CCTTCTTTATTGGGATGCTGAACTCCTTTGTGCACATCTTCATGTATGGCTACTACGCCCTGGCCAGCCTGGGCCCGCGGATGCGCCGGCACCTGTGGTGGAAGCGTTACCTGACCATCCTGCAGATG TGCCAGTTTGTGGCCATTGCTGCCCATTCTTCCTACAACCTCTTCACAGAGTGCCCGTTCCCTGATGGCTTCAACACTGCAGTCTTCCTCTACATCCTCAGCCTCCTGGCTCTCTTCCTGCGCTTCTACTACCGCACCTACGTTAGGGGAAAGCGGGAAAAGCTGACCTAA
- the LOC134549626 gene encoding very long chain fatty acid elongase 4-like isoform X1, with protein sequence MYSPPLWRGKPGCSSSWCRLHLRTPGERDARSCCGELPSAFENISLLKERREEEDHHNMCSREPLSKEPPHSRLSQVNFFPELGMASTWQKTQEFYNWVLENGDPRTDPWPLVYSPLPITLLFTSYLCMVALGPSCMRRRRRLELRAPLLTYNLAMVALSSYMFHEFLVTSVLANYSYLCQPVDYSWSELGMRQMARVCWWFFFSKVIELLDTVFLILCKKQVTFLHVYHHGSMLFNWWSGVKYVPGGQAFFIGMLNSFVHIFMYGYYALASLGPRMRRHLWWKRYLTILQMCQFVAIAAHSSYNLFTECPFPDGFNTAVFLYILSLLALFLRFYYRTYVRGKREKLT encoded by the exons GAGAACTTCCAAGTGCCTTTGAAAACATCTCCCTGCtaaaggaaagaagggaagaggaggatcATCATAATAT GTGTAGTCGTGAGCCTTTGTCTAAAGAGCCTCCTCATTCTAGACTCAGTCAAGTTAATTTCTTTCCAGAACTTGGGATGGCTTCAACTTGGCAGAAAACTCAGGAATTCTACAACTGGGTTCTTGAAAACGGAG ATCCAAGGACAGACCCATGGCCACTGGTCTACTCCCCACTTCCCATCACCCTGCTCTTCACCTCCTACCTCTGCATGGTGGCGCTGGGGCCGTCCTGCatgcggcggcggcggcgcctgGAGCTGCGGGCCCCGCTGCTCACCTACAACCTGGCCATGGTGGCATTGTCCAGCTACATGTTCCACGAG tTTCTGGTCACTTCAGTCTTGGCCAACTACAGCTACCTGTGCCAGCCAGTGGATTACAGCTGGAGTGAGCTGGGAATGAGG cagatggcaaGAGTGTGTTGGTGGTTCTTCTTCTCCAAAGTCATCGAGCTGCTGGATACG gttttcttaattttgtgCAAGAAACAAGTGACTTTTCTGCACGTGTACCATCATGGCTCCATGCTCTTCAACTGGTGGTCAGGGGTCAAATACGTGCCTGGAGGACAAG CCTTCTTTATTGGGATGCTGAACTCCTTTGTGCACATCTTCATGTATGGCTACTACGCCCTGGCCAGCCTGGGCCCGCGGATGCGCCGGCACCTGTGGTGGAAGCGTTACCTGACCATCCTGCAGATG TGCCAGTTTGTGGCCATTGCTGCCCATTCTTCCTACAACCTCTTCACAGAGTGCCCGTTCCCTGATGGCTTCAACACTGCAGTCTTCCTCTACATCCTCAGCCTCCTGGCTCTCTTCCTGCGCTTCTACTACCGCACCTACGTTAGGGGAAAGCGGGAAAAGCTGACCTAA
- the LOC134549626 gene encoding very long chain fatty acid elongase 4-like isoform X3, whose protein sequence is MASTWQKTQEFYNWVLENGDPRTDPWPLVYSPLPITLLFTSYLCMVALGPSCMRRRRRLELRAPLLTYNLAMVALSSYMFHEFLVTSVLANYSYLCQPVDYSWSELGMRQMARVCWWFFFSKVIELLDTVFLILCKKQVTFLHVYHHGSMLFNWWSGVKYVPGGQAFFIGMLNSFVHIFMYGYYALASLGPRMRRHLWWKRYLTILQMCQFVAIAAHSSYNLFTECPFPDGFNTAVFLYILSLLALFLRFYYRTYVRGKREKLT, encoded by the exons ATGGCTTCAACTTGGCAGAAAACTCAGGAATTCTACAACTGGGTTCTTGAAAACGGAG ATCCAAGGACAGACCCATGGCCACTGGTCTACTCCCCACTTCCCATCACCCTGCTCTTCACCTCCTACCTCTGCATGGTGGCGCTGGGGCCGTCCTGCatgcggcggcggcggcgcctgGAGCTGCGGGCCCCGCTGCTCACCTACAACCTGGCCATGGTGGCATTGTCCAGCTACATGTTCCACGAG tTTCTGGTCACTTCAGTCTTGGCCAACTACAGCTACCTGTGCCAGCCAGTGGATTACAGCTGGAGTGAGCTGGGAATGAGG cagatggcaaGAGTGTGTTGGTGGTTCTTCTTCTCCAAAGTCATCGAGCTGCTGGATACG gttttcttaattttgtgCAAGAAACAAGTGACTTTTCTGCACGTGTACCATCATGGCTCCATGCTCTTCAACTGGTGGTCAGGGGTCAAATACGTGCCTGGAGGACAAG CCTTCTTTATTGGGATGCTGAACTCCTTTGTGCACATCTTCATGTATGGCTACTACGCCCTGGCCAGCCTGGGCCCGCGGATGCGCCGGCACCTGTGGTGGAAGCGTTACCTGACCATCCTGCAGATG TGCCAGTTTGTGGCCATTGCTGCCCATTCTTCCTACAACCTCTTCACAGAGTGCCCGTTCCCTGATGGCTTCAACACTGCAGTCTTCCTCTACATCCTCAGCCTCCTGGCTCTCTTCCTGCGCTTCTACTACCGCACCTACGTTAGGGGAAAGCGGGAAAAGCTGACCTAA